CATCGTAATGGCCGCCGCCGCACGCCATCTCACGCCGGTCACACTCGAGCTGGGTGGCAAGAGCCCGGTGATCGTCGACCGCGACGCCAACCTCGACGTCGCTGCCCGCCGTATCACCTGGGGCAAGTTCACCAATGCCGGCCAGGCATGCATCGCGCCGGACTATGTGCTGGTTCATCGCGAAATCGAGGACAAGCTGGTCGAGCGGATGACAGCAGCGGTCCGCGACTTCTTCGGCCCTGACCCCAAGGCAAGCAATGACTTCGCCCGCATCGTGAACGCTCGGCACTGGCGGCGGCTGATGGATCTACTCGGGGCGGGCGGCTACCAGTCGGTGGCGTGCGGGGGTGACGGCGACGAGGAGACGTGTTACCTCGCCCCAACCATCCTCACCGGTGTTGAGCCCGACGCCGCCGTCATGGCCGAGGAGATCTTCGGGCCGATCCTGCCCGTACTGGCCGTCGACGACATCGGGGACGCGATCGAGCGCGTCAACGCCGGCGAAAAGCCGCTCGCGCTCTACGTGTTCTCAGAAGACCGCGCGGTTGTGGACCGCGTGCTTTGTGCGACGTCGTCGGGCGGTGTGTGCGTGAACGGCACAATCTTGCAAGTCGCGGTCTCCGACCTGCCGTTCGGCGGAGTGGGAGCCAGCGGGATGGGGGTCTACCACGGCCGATCGGGCTTCGACACCTTCAGCCATCGCCGCGGCGTGCTCACCCGGTCGACTCGCTTCGACCCGCCGATGATGTATCCGCCGATGGGGCGGCTCAAGCAGGCCATGATGCGGCGCTTCATGTAAGGAGGTCCCTTGCTCGGCGGTCTAGACCTCAAGGAGTTAAAGATGATAAAGTATTATATCTACGGTCAGGCGATAGGTGGACTATGCGCGCATATAGCCGGGGCCCAGCGTCGAGCTTGGCGTTCGAGGAGGTTGTCTCCACATGAGCTTTGAGGGGCACATGACAATCGGCGGCAAGCCGGTCACCGCCGACGACTGGGTCACGGTTCCGAATCCCGCCCACCT
This genomic interval from Mycobacterium sp. SMC-2 contains the following:
- a CDS encoding aldehyde dehydrogenase family protein, with translation MSGKSVAVSGVGQPTAADAAEVVDRLRVTFRGGLTRPAAWRRSQLAQLRRMIVENEPELLEAVCADLGKSSAEAYAADVGFTLGQIRHMEAHLDRWMAPQRVSPGLKLRPGSARVVPEPLGVVLVIAPWNLPVQLLLVPMATALAAGNAVVGKPSEVTPRVSAVLTRLIPRYLDKRAVTIVEGGVDETTALLEQRFDHIFYTGNGRVGRIVMAAAARHLTPVTLELGGKSPVIVDRDANLDVAARRITWGKFTNAGQACIAPDYVLVHREIEDKLVERMTAAVRDFFGPDPKASNDFARIVNARHWRRLMDLLGAGGYQSVACGGDGDEETCYLAPTILTGVEPDAAVMAEEIFGPILPVLAVDDIGDAIERVNAGEKPLALYVFSEDRAVVDRVLCATSSGGVCVNGTILQVAVSDLPFGGVGASGMGVYHGRSGFDTFSHRRGVLTRSTRFDPPMMYPPMGRLKQAMMRRFM